A window of Microbacterium sp. BK668 genomic DNA:
AACCACCCCCGTTGACGACGGCGTGCCGCTCGAACGCCCGGAGTCCCGGGGTCGTCTTGCGCGTGTCGACGATGCGGGCGCCCGTGTGGGCCACCTCCGCCACGTAGCGTCCGGTGAGGGTCGCGATGCCCGACATGCGCTGGACGAAGTTGAGCCCGATGCGCTCCGCCGTCAGCACCGATCGCGCGGGGCCCGACACCACGGCGAGCACCGCGCCCGCGTCGAACCACTCCCCGTCCTCGACGAGCAGGCGGACCTCCACCCCCGGGTCGGTGAGGCGGAACGCCGCCTCGAAGACCTCCCCGCCGCTGAAGACCCCCGCCTCGCGCGCGGAGAGGTCGGCGCGGGCGACGGCGTTCTCGGGGATGAGATACTCGCTCGTCAGGTCGCCCCACGGCGCATCCTCCTCGAGAGCAGCGGCGACGACGCGGTCGATCACGGCGCGCGTGAGCATCACGCGGCTCCCGCCGGCAGGGACTCGGGTACGCGGTCGACGGATGCCGCGGCCGAATCGCTCCGGAAGTGCGCGCCCACGGAGCCCCGCCGCGCGAGCGCTGCGCCGACGACGCGCTCGGCGACGACCAGCAGGTTCTCGTCCTCGAACTCCGCCTCGGTGCGGGGGGTTCGCGCGTCGCGCCGCCAGGCGGCGATGACCGATCCCGCGTAGGTCAGACCCGCCTCGTCCCGGACGAGTCCGGCCTCCTCCCACAGGAGGAGCTGGAGGGCTCGGCGGGAGAACGGCGGGGAGGGGGGCGTGGAGTCCGACCCCTCGACAGGCTCGCGGATCGGGAGCGGCTCGGGCGTCGTCCGGGCCGTCGGGACCGGCCACGACCGGGCGGAGGCATCCTGCCCGATCACATCGCCGGCGCGCGCGCCGAAGACCGCGCCCTCGAGCAGGGAGTTCGACGCCAGGCGGTTCGCCCCGTGCACGCCCGTGCGCGCGACCTCGCCCACCGCGTACAGGCCGGGAAGCGACGTCCGGCCGAAGAGATCGGTCGTGACGCCGCCCATGAGGTAGTGCGCCGCAGGCGTCACGGGGATGGGCTCTCGCGCCCAGTCGAGGCCCCGCGCCCGCACG
This region includes:
- the nadC gene encoding carboxylating nicotinate-nucleotide diphosphorylase, producing the protein MLTRAVIDRVVAAALEEDAPWGDLTSEYLIPENAVARADLSAREAGVFSGGEVFEAAFRLTDPGVEVRLLVEDGEWFDAGAVLAVVSGPARSVLTAERIGLNFVQRMSGIATLTGRYVAEVAHTGARIVDTRKTTPGLRAFERHAVVNGGGYNHRHSLSDAVMAKDNHLAVLAQKNAGVTDALRAAISRLPHTTHVEVEVDRLDQIEPVLAAGVGTIMLDNFSLDDLRRGVERVAGRARVEASGGVNLDTVRAIAETGVDVISVGALTHSARALDLGLDVRLELGGD